In a genomic window of Apteryx mantelli isolate bAptMan1 chromosome 2, bAptMan1.hap1, whole genome shotgun sequence:
- the LOC106482663 gene encoding serpin B12-like, translated as MASISRPITEFCLDLYKECNKNAEGTNIVFSPMSISIALALVELGAKHNSAAQIEKVLHLRKATGRTSLLSSPETTVPETELEQSQERQPYFSPCSTDGETHHEEFHALLLQLQNLDKRYILSLANNLFVQQEFELRQQYLMCAKELYGAILQTVDFQDALEAAREKINSWVESETQGKIKELFAPGVIDSRAVLVLVNVIYFKASWEHKFEEKNTVERDFRLNPNESKPVQMMYQKGKFKLGHIEEIGTQILELPYVQKSLSMIILLPDDMANGSTNGLEQIERAMTYEKLVLWTSSECMSEGTVEVYLPRFKLEGSFDLNLFLQAMGMTDVFLESKADLSTMSFSKTLFLSKVVHKTYVEVNEEGTIAAGATGAVIVRRSLPLTEVFMVDHPFLFFIRHNPTNTVLFFGKFSSP; from the exons ATGGCCTCCATTTCTAGACCGATTACTGAGTTTTGCCTTGACCTTTATAAAGAGTGCAACAAAAATGCAGAGGGCACGAATATTGTCTTCTCTCCAATGAGCATCTCTATCGCCCTGGCCCTGGTCGAGTTGGGTGCAAAACACAACAGTGCTGCTCAGATAGAAAAA GTGCTTCACTTGAGGAAAGCTACAGGAAGAACGAGCCTTTTATCCAGTCCTGAGACCACAGTCCCAGAAACCGAGCTGGAACAAAGCCAGGAAAGACAGCCTTACTTCTCACCA TGTAGCACGGATGGAGAAACTCACCATGAAGAGTTCCATGCACTGCTTCTACAACTACAAAACCTTGACAAAAGATATATTTTGAGTCTGGCCAACAATCTGTTTGTGCAACAGGAATTTGAACTCCGGCAG cAATATTTAATGTGCGCTAAGGAACTGTATGGAGCAATACTGCAAACAGTTGACTTTCAAGATGCTCTTGAAGCAGCCAGAGAAAAAATTAACTCTTGGGTTGAAAGTGAGACAcaag GTAAAATCAAGGAACTCTTTGCTCCTGGTGTGATCGATTCACGtgcagtgctggtgctggtgaATGTAATCTACTTCAAAGCATCTTGGGAACAcaagtttgaggaaaaaaatacagtagaGAGAGATTTTAGACTGAATCCG aatgAGAGCAAACCTGTACAAATGATGTATCAGAAAGGCAAGTTTAAATTAGGCCACATTGAGGAGATTGGCACCCAGATCCTTGAACTCCCTTACGTTCAGAAGTCACTGAGTATGATTATCCTGCTGCCAGATGACATGGCTAATGGATCTACCAATGGGTTGGAACAG ATTGAAAGGGCAATGACCTATGAAAAGTTAGTGCTGTGGACCTCTTCTGAATGCATGTCTGAGGGAACAGTGGAGGTGTATCTCCCACGATTCAAGCTTGAAGGCAGCTTTGACCTCAACTTGTTCTTACAAGCGATGGGGATGACTGATGTCTTCCTTGAATCAAAAGCTGATCTCTCCACAATGTCATTTTCAAAAACTCTGTTTCTGTCAAAGGTTGTCCACAAGACCTATGTGGAAGTCAATGAGGAAGGCACCATAGCAGCAGGTGCTACAGGAGCTGTCATTGTAAGGAGATCTCTTCCCCTCACTGAGGTGTTCATGGTCGACCACCCTTTCTTATTCTTTATTAGGCACAATCCCACCAATACTGTTCTTTTCTTTGGCAAATTCTCCTCACCTTAA